The sequence GTCCCATTAGCtttcaaattattttgaatagacgagataaaatttaaaacctgTAACATATATTTATAGAGGTTCtatgtctataacatttttataataaatcattGGTGGTTAGTTGAtattgattcaaatttaaatctaacattaagattatttttttgcctaaataataacaattagtaacaatctaccacttaagatttgttaaaaaaatattgtaaaaaaattgtggatatatcatttctctatattttatgaCAAGGGTTGTTTAACTGACCATGAGACGAATATTCTAAAGTATTTTCtttcccccccaaaaaaaaagaagatattataAGAGTTTGTGAATTGAATATTTAATTaggaacaaagtttctctccaaactaatttggagagaaactctacaaattcatcatatatctttatattgagtgtgaattttgaaaatctaaccgttagattacatgttcttattacattcttaatacttaaaaatttttaagaagatcaaagatcaaagttcaattgctatgtcatcaaataaatgttataatttcaagtttttgtgatttaaagttgtatgtaaaaaataagttaattgatcaaatagtaaataatattcaatttaaatgaaatgtgATACGTAATTTAAGAATATAAGAAACATAAAATTCAacagttaaaattttaaaattcacacctacaaataaaatatataagaaatttaaagaattttccGAAACTTTGTACTATAATGAGTAGGATGCAGAAGTTTTTAGAACCCAAAAATAGGGTAGAGAAGTTGCAAAAGCGCGtggagagtagagggaaggtTAATATGTCGGCAGCGGTAGACTTTAATAATTTACAcactttaatttgtttgttaaCACCACTAAGGATAAGGAACCGCGAATATTACGAATTATATTTATAGGATCATTTCATTTTCACGTATCCAATGCATGGTCAGCACGTGGGAACCGTACGTGTGACTGACTCTCTATATATTCACCTGCTTCTTATATCACCCCACACAACACAGCACAGCACAGCACATCATCAGTTACCAATTTTCATGTACTCTTTTtcccaacaaaaagaaaagaaaagaacagaaATATGCCTAATGCTACCTTCATAGAAATCATCTTGGCCATTATTTTGCCTCCTCTTGGTGTTTTCCTGAAGTTTGGTTGCGAGGTACCTAAttcattcattttctttatttcatttcatatatttttatatttctttcttattcATTTTTCATGTGGTTGATTATTAATTCAGGTCGAgttttggatttgtttgttGCTGACCATTTTGGGCTATCTACCTGGGATACTTTATGCTATCTATATTATCACCAAGTCACCTTACAGATTGAGTTAATGGAGTAGATGAGGCGTCATTACAGATATGCTAGAATAGTATTTTGGTGCAACTTGATCACATGACGTTATGTCAGATACAATCTCAGGAGCATCAAATCAGGAAAACTCTAAGTGTCCAGATTTGCTAATGCAACTTGTTGTGAAAGCAGAATTCGTTCATCATTGAAAGTGAGCAATGCTTTAAAGATAGAAAATTGATGAACTATTCGGTAACagtaaaatgtaaattgtctacCAAGttcttaataatataaaattcaatagACAATGGTGACCTATCATCTGCAACTTTTCTCCAACATACAGCAACGGTTTCTTGAATGGTAATCCACAGCTTTCTAGCAAAATCTGAgcagattaaaaataaataaagacaaaagggaaaatgaaaataagtaaCAAACAACTTTGCATAGATTCTAAAGGTGTTGTTGCTGGATAGCCATATAAATAATTACAAGCAGAGAGGATTCTTTTTGCACATCCCATCCAGTAAGAACCTAGGTCCAATAATAGTGTAGTCCCTTGTGCAACTAAAACCCTCCAATCAGAACCTATGTCACTATCAATTAAAGTGCAGAAGAGTTTCTTAGCCTTTAATGCCAGCAGATGATTATTGAACTTGTCACATAATGTGTAGTGTAGAATTTTATACTTAAGCTTCAATGCTTGTCACAGAATGTTCTGCAAAGGCCTTTCTTGTCCTTTAGAAAAGCTAGGTATTTACCATGCAGACACATCTTTAAACATTGAGATGATGAAATCATGGTACTCAACACACTCGAACAACTCACTTGATCAGGACTATCTGAACTCTCCCTAAGAAGCTCCCTGGAAACCCCAACTGCCCATCATAAAACTTATTCTGCAGAACCCCACAATCATTGAATTCCAAGAAAGGAGGCTTCTCAcaggcatttcatcaaacactcTCTGCAGAGCTCAAGTCATCACACTTAGCATACATATCAACCAATGCAGTACCAACAAACACATCTTGTTTTGAACCCATGTTTCCAATCAAACAATGCATTTGTACACCATGAGTAACTAACATAGTATGTGCACAAGCAGGTAAAATAGCAGAGAAAGTAAAGTGGTTTGGATAAATACCAGTACATCTCATATTGTTAAAAAATGTCAAGGCCTTAAAGGGTTTGTCAAATTTGACAGAACGATTCTATAAGTTTAATCCCAAATTCCACTACCAACTGCATacccaaaacccagaaaatgtCAAAATCCAGTGAACTTTCTCAAATTCCACAGAGAACCCAAATCACAAAAccattaaaatcaaaataaaaataccaaacaACAGACGAAGCTGACTCCCACACTCAATGAGTCACCAACAGCAGCAACTCTCCTCGTCTTGAGCCCAAGCGCCTTCTTTGCTCAGACCCAGATCGCCGATTGGTGTGGCAGTGGTGAGGCGGAGCTCAAATGTTCTCaagagagagatttgagagCTGAAGTCAGCGTCAAAAGATTGAATTCAAAACTTATAAACTTTGGTGTAGCGATAAATAGTGCGACGCTATTTGCCGCCAATCCAGGGttttaatgttattattattattattttttcttttgtgacaAATGAGGGGAATTTGAGTATTTGACTATTTATATAGGTGTATGTCACAGATACAaagttaattatttatataggTGTATGTCACAGATACTAAGTTAATTTCGTGAGGATGACTTTAAGATGATAAGAGATTTTAAACTTAAGATTGTGAGACACTAAGTTAATTTCGTGAGGATGACTTTAAAATGATAAGAGATTTTAAACTTAAGATCTTATGAATATCTTGAGGtcttaaaaattacaaataggCTAATGTTAAGTTTGTTGAGGTTAATGTATTAGTTATCATAATTTGAGGTTTAAGTGTATGTTTGATTATATTATACATTTGAAAACTACTGATACAGTCAGAAATGTCATGAGGCTAGCCACCAAAAATGAACGCTGAGAAAACATTGAAATCATATGTTGAGTGTGAATGCGTTCATTTTTGGGAACTAGTCTAAAGACACTCTTACCTTTATCAGTAGTTCTCAAATGTATAATATAATCAAACATTTATTTAAACCTTAAATtgtggtaaataaaaaattatgacattaaaaagaaaaaaaaaacaagaaaaaaccGTTAGTATACTGTTAAGTGGGAGtgtaaaataagtattttttttttggtaaaggaCACTTATTTTGATGgggtctttatatatatatatatatatatatatatatataacaatggGGTCTATTTAATTGTTCACTTAGTTGCACTATATTTGTTAATAATATTTGTTAGTAGGCCAATTAAATAGGACAATTCCTGTCcatttttccttaatttcaGCTATTATTAGTATccttaattaattaagatatattgtaaaaaacaattaagtacaaaaacatatttttaaaatatctaatgTGTGCCAATATTATCTTGTGCCAAAAAAGATTTGGCATAACTTTAGCATATGATCTTATCTTCTGTATACGTACCTCTTCGAACAATGGTTTATTATAGCTCTTTTCAAGTTTGCAAGTATGCTACAACAATCTCTTTcatacttctctctctctctttttttttttttttaagtgaagaCTCAATAGTACAACATCAGTTAGTAACTTAGCAGAAAATAAAAGGCAATAATGGTAGATACACAGAAATCCCAACTAAAAAAAGAAGTCCTATGTAGCTTAGATATTTTACTTCTGTGTTGAAATATTAGTAACACCAACTCTTCTCTGCTACAGTATCTGAGCAAATAGTCATAATTTTGAACCTTGTCTTTGCTCTACCTCCCAGATCTTCCACTTTCTTAAGCACTCTCTTATTAGCCATTTTGAACCATATTCCTTCCATTTGCCAGCCTAAGTTGAGTAAGCCATCTAGGAACCCTTGTATTGTACGAAATTGTTTGAGGGTCACTTatttttgcccaaaaaaaattaggaatatttttaacaattttttaaataaagctaCCGACAATCAAAGAGTCTAGCCTCATGGTCTGCTCAGAAGTCAGAACCGTGCTAATCTTTGCTGTCCCTCATGGGCCCAATATAGTACATCAATCACAGTTCTGAAGTTGGGTCAGGCCATTAACACTTTAAATAGATAGCATGGAAGTCGAAAAATATGAACAAACAAAGCAGCATTTTTcattaaatcatatttatgaTCGGGTTTGACAGTTGGAGACAGAGGTACATGAAGATGCCAATTGACCTGACCTGGCTACTAGATAAGATCAACATGTATTTTGGGGCTTGGCGGCAGTTGTAAGAGAGACCTTTTTAtctttacaaattaattaaattatatttatttaactttagatatagttttttttcttcttctttcacttaCAGTctcttttttctcacttttttttaaatacaaaattataaattttttttttgtcggtAATATAGTTaacacttaatattttttgtaacataattgatattaaatttaaaatgtatcaaatttaattttgaaaaatttatttttaccgGCACAATTGTAACATGTGTTAGTGATTTTTTCcccatttaatttaatttcttcatttctagatgaatttttttttaatcgacATTTAAAAGACATGCCAAAAAacctaatttatcaaaaaaaaaaaaaaaaaaaaaaaaaaaa comes from Castanea sativa cultivar Marrone di Chiusa Pesio chromosome 3, ASM4071231v1 and encodes:
- the LOC142627998 gene encoding hydrophobic protein RCI2B-like gives rise to the protein MPNATFIEIILAIILPPLGVFLKFGCEVEFWICLLLTILGYLPGILYAIYIITKSPYRLS